One segment of Anatilimnocola aggregata DNA contains the following:
- a CDS encoding CAP domain-containing protein, with protein sequence MGPTRVMLTSLLLFSGQFCQAIEPPDGLLGPELPPIVVPIKQRSLQQLQAGLRSIADEGRKVSATDDERERKAALLRLRSYRFLCSVPQAKLTLDASLDEDAVAVADICSRLGKLTHEPENPDLPEEEYQRARTAAGKCNLANGPNSLTKAIDIWMDDSDEHNVAQLGHRRWCLNPSMQKLGLGRVGDYCAMWALDSSGTPVADYDVISFPPPGFVPLDFFGEKYAWSITLNPAKYLAPELEDVEVQLFPLERGAADRANALEIENLAVDTQGFGVSNCLIFQPKEIKVAAGKSYSLEIRGLQTRDGQPATLTFPVHFVAAMVAVTNKSSP encoded by the coding sequence ATGGGTCCAACTCGGGTGATGCTAACGAGTCTGTTGCTGTTCTCCGGCCAGTTCTGCCAGGCCATTGAGCCGCCAGATGGACTACTTGGGCCTGAGCTGCCTCCGATCGTTGTGCCTATCAAGCAGCGTTCACTGCAGCAACTGCAAGCTGGCTTGCGATCAATCGCGGACGAGGGTCGCAAGGTTTCTGCCACGGACGACGAGCGTGAAAGAAAAGCGGCGCTGTTGCGCTTGCGAAGTTATCGCTTTCTTTGCTCCGTGCCCCAAGCGAAGCTGACATTGGATGCTTCACTCGATGAAGATGCTGTTGCCGTAGCCGATATCTGCAGTCGTCTGGGCAAACTGACCCATGAGCCAGAGAATCCAGACCTACCTGAAGAAGAGTATCAACGGGCTCGCACCGCCGCCGGTAAGTGCAATCTTGCGAACGGCCCGAATAGTCTCACCAAAGCGATCGATATATGGATGGACGACAGCGACGAGCATAACGTCGCGCAGTTGGGACATCGACGCTGGTGCTTGAACCCGAGTATGCAAAAACTGGGCCTCGGTCGTGTGGGTGACTACTGCGCAATGTGGGCCCTCGATAGCAGCGGCACACCGGTAGCTGATTACGACGTGATCAGCTTTCCGCCACCGGGCTTTGTGCCGCTCGATTTCTTTGGCGAGAAGTACGCGTGGAGCATCACCTTGAACCCAGCTAAGTATCTTGCGCCGGAGTTAGAGGACGTGGAGGTTCAGTTGTTTCCACTCGAACGAGGCGCGGCCGATCGAGCGAATGCCCTCGAGATTGAGAACCTGGCGGTTGACACGCAAGGGTTTGGCGTCAGCAACTGCCTCATCTTCCAGCCGAAGGAGATTAAGGTAGCCGCGGGCAAAAGCTATTCACTCGAAATCCGCGGCCTGCAGACGCGCGACGGCCAGCCCGCAACTTTGACCTTCCCCGTGCATTTCGTTGCCGCGATGGTGGCAGTTACCAACAAATCATCGCCTTGA
- a CDS encoding prenyltransferase/squalene oxidase repeat-containing protein, with protein MPSRVVPACLLLLFAPYLAFAEPASEKAVVNANSVVAYVQSCRKPNGAFGPLQQEYTDAAWNYPAVRTLLVLGETVQQPEKVLASGLGFPPGHGGYGHWQFFHEHQIRALLKQPIEPAHRQINVVFDGYEPSYYGSPFGAGGAGQFKAAPDDKYAARDKGARELGYYNLSSLYYLLAGMKASNRAPSNSAELVQFITARQAPNGGFVDVRSATAEPLDSETHLAHTYHAVAALNFLGSPVPHARKVAEFVHSCQVMSGAYSATSAKQSPDVYYTWCALNTLALLGERPQRVDTCTQAIRELQNSDGGFGDQPGWRSRLYSTMYAVESLQLLTGDARKAIESKEVAHAHSKPIVGKEFRIYQALFKVPVVQPDDLAGLSKRGFHLLGLKSDKFEDAEQLLTAIREQKLAMDVVLCPEAYPHRLQTRGGLVLNHVGNFTLDPRWNAEQRRVWRQADQAGKESRPWSEYQQQVLQPLAGLNSLSYPEQDFELEHAYEVYDRNGYNAMLAGFNWAPRDFVRVFPWRERYLDKLALIADADSHGDLAKWSPQLDHTRNLFIARGPTYADFLEAATQQRVVCVIAQPSGVAAGFSCYGPAAAVDYVRERVNDWRWWQDGE; from the coding sequence ATGCCAAGCCGAGTTGTCCCTGCCTGCCTGTTACTACTATTTGCCCCCTATCTGGCATTTGCTGAGCCAGCGTCCGAGAAGGCCGTGGTGAATGCTAACTCGGTGGTGGCCTACGTGCAGTCGTGCCGCAAGCCCAACGGAGCCTTCGGCCCGCTCCAGCAGGAGTATACCGACGCGGCGTGGAACTACCCTGCGGTGCGAACGCTGTTAGTTCTCGGCGAAACAGTTCAACAGCCCGAAAAAGTACTGGCCAGCGGTTTGGGCTTTCCGCCAGGGCACGGTGGCTATGGCCACTGGCAGTTTTTTCATGAACACCAGATTCGCGCACTCTTGAAGCAGCCAATTGAGCCCGCACATCGACAAATCAACGTCGTCTTTGATGGCTACGAACCCAGTTATTATGGATCGCCATTTGGCGCTGGTGGTGCTGGTCAATTCAAAGCGGCTCCCGATGACAAGTATGCAGCGCGCGATAAAGGTGCCCGAGAGCTTGGCTATTACAATTTGTCGTCGCTGTACTATTTGCTGGCGGGGATGAAGGCGTCCAATCGCGCGCCTTCCAATTCGGCCGAGTTGGTGCAGTTCATCACGGCGAGACAAGCTCCCAATGGGGGCTTTGTCGATGTTCGTTCCGCGACTGCGGAACCGCTCGATAGTGAAACGCATTTAGCCCATACTTATCATGCAGTGGCTGCTTTGAATTTTCTTGGCTCGCCTGTGCCACACGCTCGAAAGGTTGCTGAGTTCGTCCACAGTTGTCAGGTAATGTCGGGAGCGTATTCGGCAACTTCTGCCAAGCAATCGCCGGATGTTTACTACACCTGGTGCGCCTTAAACACGCTGGCTTTGCTTGGTGAACGGCCGCAACGAGTCGACACCTGCACGCAGGCGATTCGCGAGTTGCAAAACTCGGATGGCGGCTTTGGCGATCAACCTGGCTGGCGCTCGCGACTGTACAGCACTATGTATGCGGTGGAGTCGCTGCAGTTGCTGACTGGCGATGCGCGGAAGGCAATTGAATCGAAGGAAGTCGCTCACGCCCACTCCAAGCCGATTGTCGGTAAAGAGTTCCGCATCTATCAAGCTTTGTTCAAAGTCCCCGTCGTGCAGCCGGACGATTTAGCTGGGCTGTCAAAACGGGGCTTTCACTTGTTGGGATTAAAGTCTGACAAGTTCGAAGATGCAGAACAACTATTGACGGCGATTCGTGAGCAGAAACTCGCGATGGATGTGGTCCTCTGTCCAGAAGCCTATCCGCATCGGTTGCAAACACGTGGCGGACTCGTGCTGAATCATGTCGGCAACTTTACGCTCGATCCGCGCTGGAATGCCGAACAAAGACGCGTGTGGCGGCAGGCAGACCAAGCGGGCAAAGAATCCAGACCTTGGTCCGAGTATCAGCAGCAGGTTCTTCAGCCTCTGGCTGGCTTGAATAGCCTGAGCTACCCGGAGCAAGACTTCGAACTGGAGCATGCTTACGAGGTGTATGACCGAAACGGTTACAACGCAATGCTGGCGGGCTTTAATTGGGCACCGCGCGATTTCGTCCGCGTTTTTCCGTGGCGCGAGAGGTATCTCGATAAGCTTGCTCTCATTGCCGATGCTGACTCGCACGGCGATCTGGCGAAGTGGTCGCCACAACTCGATCACACCCGCAACCTGTTCATTGCCCGCGGGCCCACTTACGCTGACTTTCTGGAAGCTGCAACCCAGCAGCGGGTCGTCTGTGTAATCGCTCAGCCCAGCGGAGTTGCTGCGGGCTTTAGTTGCTACGGTCCCGCCGCTGCAGTCGACTACGTGCGTGAGCGAGTGAACGACTGGCGATGGTGGCAAGACGGCGAATAA
- a CDS encoding sulfatase, whose protein sequence is MLRIVVSLLVVCCSAAMLPESSAAEKPNAVKPNVEKPNIVLIFADDLGWQECGFTGSDFNETPHLDRLAKQGMVFTQAYAAAGNCAPSRACLISGQYTPRHGVYAVGSTDRGPAERMRLVPIKNRGGLAANEFTLPKALKSAGYTTGMFGKWHLDGPGGSKPQDHFDVVQVDGHSWKGRDEQDPKGAFSIAAAACEFIEANRGRPFFAYLPHYAIHSGLQSRPATLEKFKQKTPGKLPSDPAVAACLADMDESIGIVLKKLDDLGLSESTLVVFTSDNGGTHVSQEPLRGKKGCYYEGGIREPMIVRWPGVTSAGTKCDVPVINVDFYATFAAVTGAKLPTDRPLDGANLAPLFAGEKRLDRPAIFWHFPGYLDGPVPRGRDPLFRTRPVSVIRKGDWKLHLYHEEWQLDGGRAKLADNNAVELYQLTADPGEHHNLAASETQRRDELVDDLLAWIKRVPAPLPSDPNPRWDPNGKSNKPGKKKK, encoded by the coding sequence ATGTTGCGAATTGTCGTTTCCCTGCTGGTCGTATGTTGTTCCGCTGCGATGTTGCCGGAATCGTCGGCCGCTGAGAAGCCGAATGCAGTGAAGCCGAATGTAGAAAAGCCGAACATCGTTCTCATCTTCGCGGACGATCTGGGCTGGCAAGAGTGCGGCTTTACGGGCTCCGACTTTAACGAGACGCCACACCTGGATCGCTTGGCGAAGCAAGGAATGGTCTTCACGCAAGCGTATGCGGCGGCGGGCAATTGCGCCCCGAGTCGGGCCTGTTTGATCTCCGGACAATACACGCCGCGACATGGCGTTTACGCCGTCGGTTCGACCGATCGCGGCCCGGCGGAACGCATGCGGTTGGTGCCAATTAAAAATCGGGGCGGACTGGCGGCCAACGAGTTCACGTTGCCCAAGGCGCTCAAGTCGGCAGGCTACACCACGGGCATGTTCGGCAAATGGCATCTCGACGGCCCGGGTGGCAGCAAGCCGCAGGATCACTTCGATGTCGTCCAGGTCGACGGTCACAGCTGGAAGGGACGTGACGAGCAGGATCCGAAAGGGGCCTTTTCCATTGCCGCCGCGGCGTGCGAATTCATCGAGGCTAATCGGGGCCGGCCATTCTTCGCCTACCTGCCGCACTATGCGATTCATAGCGGGCTGCAATCGCGGCCGGCCACGCTCGAAAAGTTCAAACAAAAAACTCCCGGCAAATTGCCGTCTGATCCCGCCGTGGCCGCTTGCCTGGCCGACATGGATGAAAGCATCGGCATTGTGCTGAAGAAGTTGGACGACTTGGGTCTTTCGGAAAGCACGCTCGTCGTGTTCACGTCCGACAACGGCGGCACGCACGTCTCGCAAGAACCGCTCCGCGGCAAGAAGGGGTGCTACTACGAGGGAGGAATTCGTGAGCCGATGATCGTCCGTTGGCCTGGTGTTACGTCGGCCGGGACGAAGTGCGATGTACCGGTCATCAACGTCGATTTTTACGCCACCTTCGCCGCAGTCACCGGCGCAAAACTGCCGACCGACCGACCACTCGACGGCGCGAATCTCGCGCCGCTGTTTGCCGGAGAGAAGCGACTTGACCGCCCGGCGATCTTCTGGCACTTCCCCGGCTATCTGGATGGCCCCGTGCCCCGCGGTCGCGATCCGTTGTTTCGCACGCGGCCCGTCAGCGTCATTCGCAAGGGGGATTGGAAATTGCATCTCTACCACGAGGAATGGCAACTCGACGGTGGCCGCGCAAAGCTTGCTGACAACAACGCGGTCGAACTTTATCAACTCACCGCAGACCCCGGCGAACACCACAACTTGGCAGCAAGCGAAACGCAACGGCGCGACGAGTTGGTGGACGATCTCTTGGCCTGGATCAAACGTGTACCGGCTCCGCTGCCCAGCGATCCCAACCCGCGTTGGGACCCGAATGGCAAGTCAAACAAACCTGGAAAGAAAAAGAAATAG
- a CDS encoding sialidase family protein, with product MTLWAISFTIAATLSAQPPAPLPDLALQPARVVLDIDAEHAKNSRGAQGVAALERAPSGRLWSAWYAGKSPRGVESPSSYVVLATSRDDGATWTEKLVLQAPRLCHTYDPCLWLDPTKRLWFFWAQSAGLQDGRMGVWASVTDEPDAETPRWSEPRRISNGVMLNKPTVLRDGSWLLPVGYWRDSTSVPNITFDEENIAPYTNAGLSHDLGEERGSNVVRTTDGGRTFERIGQVRMPGTRVDEHMIVERKDGSLWMLIRNTAGIAQSTSKDGGRTWSAGTMFLTGGTTASKRFYLRCLRSGALLLVRNNAPTGATRSHLTAFVSDDDGATWKGGLLLDERESSYPDGTEDPDGALYVIYDQTRYTLNRDGKSGTGSVLLAKFTESDVRAGRAVDPDTKLKMVVSRLIEK from the coding sequence ATGACTTTGTGGGCCATAAGTTTCACAATTGCTGCCACACTCAGCGCCCAACCGCCGGCGCCGCTTCCCGACCTGGCCCTGCAACCAGCGAGGGTAGTTTTAGACATCGATGCCGAGCATGCCAAGAATTCGCGCGGAGCGCAAGGTGTCGCAGCCCTCGAACGGGCTCCAAGCGGTCGGCTGTGGTCGGCATGGTACGCCGGCAAAAGCCCGCGCGGCGTCGAGAGTCCGTCGAGCTATGTGGTGCTGGCGACCAGTCGCGACGACGGGGCCACGTGGACGGAGAAACTCGTCCTGCAAGCGCCGCGACTTTGCCACACGTACGATCCCTGCCTGTGGCTCGATCCGACCAAGCGACTCTGGTTCTTCTGGGCGCAAAGCGCTGGGTTGCAGGATGGCCGCATGGGCGTGTGGGCCTCCGTGACCGATGAACCCGATGCCGAGACTCCGCGCTGGAGCGAGCCGCGCCGGATCAGCAACGGAGTGATGCTGAATAAGCCAACGGTGCTCCGAGACGGATCGTGGCTGCTGCCGGTCGGCTACTGGCGTGATAGTACGAGCGTGCCGAACATCACCTTCGACGAAGAGAACATCGCACCGTACACAAACGCGGGACTGTCGCACGATCTTGGCGAGGAGCGCGGCTCGAACGTCGTCCGCACGACCGACGGCGGCCGCACGTTCGAACGGATCGGTCAAGTTCGCATGCCCGGCACCCGCGTCGATGAACACATGATCGTCGAGCGCAAGGACGGCAGCCTTTGGATGTTGATTCGCAACACAGCCGGTATCGCTCAGAGCACATCGAAGGACGGCGGACGTACTTGGAGTGCCGGAACGATGTTCTTGACCGGTGGCACGACGGCGAGCAAGCGGTTTTACCTGCGTTGTCTACGGAGTGGCGCTTTACTGCTGGTGCGGAACAATGCGCCAACTGGTGCAACTCGATCGCATCTCACGGCCTTCGTCTCTGACGATGACGGCGCGACTTGGAAAGGCGGACTGCTGCTCGACGAGCGTGAATCGTCTTATCCCGATGGCACCGAAGACCCCGACGGCGCGCTGTATGTCATCTACGATCAGACTCGGTACACGCTCAATCGCGACGGAAAATCGGGCACGGGCTCGGTACTCCTCGCCAAGTTCACCGAGTCCGACGTCCGCGCGGGCCGAGCCGTTGATCCAGACACGAAGTTAAAAATGGTTGTCAGCCGGCTGATTGAAAAGTAG
- the rlmN gene encoding 23S rRNA (adenine(2503)-C(2))-methyltransferase RlmN, protein MLNLYDLTRPELSLLLQSWGFRDVHTTKLWSYLYRELVDSVASMHELPPKLRVKLAEEAFVPGIGLGRETLADDGQTRKYLLELHDGLRVETVQMHCRDRATACLSSQVGCALGCVFCATGQMGFTRDLMASEIVAQAIFVERALRRSGERLRNLVLMGMGEPLMNYEAVTTALDILREPSSLAIGAKQMTISTVGVIPSIIRLADEGRPYSLAVSLHAATQAERLKLLPAARPWPLADLIDACRYYTSRLQQKIFFEWTLIAGVNDSADLARELAELLHDLPAQVNLIPLNPTAGFAALPGRSEAMRDFQAILKQHGLPSTVRQRRGIEIAAGCGQLAISAT, encoded by the coding sequence ATGCTCAATCTTTACGACCTGACTCGCCCTGAGCTTTCCCTGCTGCTGCAAAGTTGGGGCTTCCGTGACGTGCACACGACCAAACTCTGGAGCTACTTATATCGTGAACTGGTTGACTCCGTTGCCTCGATGCACGAACTGCCCCCCAAGTTGCGAGTGAAGTTGGCTGAAGAGGCGTTCGTGCCCGGGATTGGCCTCGGCCGCGAAACCCTGGCCGACGACGGACAGACGCGCAAGTACTTGCTCGAACTACACGACGGCCTGCGTGTCGAGACGGTTCAGATGCATTGCCGCGACCGCGCGACCGCTTGCCTTAGTTCGCAAGTCGGTTGTGCACTTGGTTGTGTCTTTTGTGCCACCGGGCAAATGGGCTTCACTCGCGATTTAATGGCGAGTGAAATCGTCGCCCAGGCGATCTTTGTCGAGCGTGCCTTACGGCGCAGTGGCGAGCGCCTGCGGAACTTGGTGCTGATGGGAATGGGTGAGCCCCTCATGAATTACGAAGCGGTAACAACCGCGCTCGATATTTTGCGTGAGCCCAGCAGTCTGGCGATCGGTGCAAAGCAGATGACGATTAGCACGGTGGGCGTAATCCCCAGCATCATTCGGCTGGCAGATGAAGGCCGTCCGTATTCACTCGCCGTCTCACTCCACGCAGCCACGCAAGCGGAACGACTAAAACTACTCCCCGCAGCGCGTCCCTGGCCACTGGCAGACTTGATCGATGCGTGCCGTTACTACACTTCTCGCTTGCAGCAGAAGATCTTCTTCGAGTGGACGCTAATCGCCGGAGTGAACGACTCAGCTGATTTGGCCCGAGAATTGGCCGAACTGCTGCACGACTTGCCGGCGCAAGTGAACCTCATTCCACTCAATCCGACGGCAGGCTTTGCCGCGCTGCCTGGGCGAAGTGAGGCTATGCGTGATTTTCAAGCCATCCTCAAGCAGCACGGTCTGCCCAGCACCGTGCGCCAGCGCCGGGGCATCGAGATTGCCGCTGGCTGTGGCCAGTTGGCGATTAGTGCAACGTAA